The DNA region ATTACCGGCCACGGCGATGTCCCCATGGCGGTGTCGACCATGAAAAAAGGCGCCATCGATTTTCTCGAGAAGCCCTTCAACGAAACCGATCTGCGCGCCATCGTCGCACGCATGCTCGAGCAGGCGGCCGAAAGAGTCACCCAGGTGCAGGCGCAAAAGAACCATCAGGCGGTGCTCAGCCGCTTGACCGCACGCGAACAGCAAGTGCTCGAGCGCATCGTGGCCGGACGCCTGAACAAGCAAATCGCCGGCGACCTGAACATCAGCATCAAGACGGTAGAGGCGCATCGCGCCAATATCATGGAAAAGCTGGAAGTCACGACAGTTGCCGACCTCATGAAAATCGCGCTGACCAAGGCCGAGGGCACGGCATGACCGCAAGTATTATCGATGGCAAGGCCTTGTCCGACGCCGTCAAGGCAGACGTCGCCAAGCGGGTACAAGAACTAAAGACGACGGGCATCGTGCCTGGCCTGGCCGTGGTGCTGGTGGGGGAAGACCCCGCCTCGCAAGTCTACGTACGCAACAAGGCAGCCGCCTGCGAGAAGGCCGGCTTGCACTCGCGCGTCGTACGACTGGATGCCGATATTTCCGAGCAAGAGCTGCTTGATGTCGTGCATCAGTTAAACGACGACGACGAAATAGACGGAATACTGGTGCAGCTTCCGCTACCGCGCGATATGGACTCAGCGCGTGTCATCGAAACCATTGCCGCC from Pollutimonas thiosulfatoxidans includes:
- a CDS encoding response regulator transcription factor, which gives rise to MTTPQTPNTIFIVDDDEAVRDSLRWLLEANGYRVRSFSGAEEFLNAYEPDQVGVLIADVRMPGMSGLELQEELLARQAPLPIVFITGHGDVPMAVSTMKKGAIDFLEKPFNETDLRAIVARMLEQAAERVTQVQAQKNHQAVLSRLTAREQQVLERIVAGRLNKQIAGDLNISIKTVEAHRANIMEKLEVTTVADLMKIALTKAEGTA